In the genome of Pseudomonas sp. LBUM920, one region contains:
- a CDS encoding nucleoside recognition domain-containing protein produces MLNGLWLGFFVVAMVSALAQWLIGGNAGIFAAMVESIFAMAKLSVEVMVLLFGTLTLWLGFLRIAEKAGIVDWLAKALGPLFRRLMPEVPAGHPAIGLITLNFAANGLGLDNAATPIGLKAMKALQELNPIPNTASNAQILFLVLNASSLTLLPVTIFMYRAQQGAADPTLVFLPILLATSASTLVGLLSVAVMQRLRLWDPVVLAYLVPGALILGGFMALLATLSATALAGLSSILGNLTLFGLIMLFLLIGALRKVKVYEAFVEGAKEGFDVAKNLLPYLVAMLCAVGVLRASGALDFGLEGIRHLVAWTGMDTRFVDALPTAMVKPFSGSAARALLIETMQTKGVDSFPALVAATIQGSTETTFYVLAVYFGSVGIQRARHAVGCALLAEFAGVVAAIAVCYWFFG; encoded by the coding sequence ATGCTTAATGGCCTGTGGCTTGGCTTCTTTGTCGTGGCAATGGTGTCAGCACTGGCGCAATGGCTGATTGGCGGTAATGCCGGGATTTTTGCGGCGATGGTGGAAAGCATTTTCGCCATGGCCAAATTGTCGGTGGAAGTCATGGTGCTGCTGTTCGGCACCCTGACCTTATGGCTGGGCTTTTTGCGCATCGCCGAAAAAGCCGGGATTGTCGACTGGTTGGCCAAGGCCCTCGGCCCGCTGTTTCGCCGCCTGATGCCGGAAGTGCCGGCCGGCCACCCCGCCATCGGCTTGATCACCCTCAACTTCGCCGCCAATGGCCTTGGACTGGACAACGCCGCCACGCCGATTGGCCTGAAAGCCATGAAGGCGCTGCAGGAACTCAACCCGATCCCCAACACCGCCAGTAACGCGCAGATTCTGTTCCTTGTGCTGAATGCGTCTTCGCTGACGCTGTTGCCGGTGACCATCTTCATGTACCGCGCCCAGCAAGGCGCAGCGGACCCGACGCTGGTGTTTCTGCCGATCCTGCTGGCAACCAGCGCCTCGACCCTGGTCGGCCTATTGTCGGTGGCGGTGATGCAGCGCCTGCGGCTGTGGGATCCGGTGGTGCTGGCCTACCTGGTGCCCGGCGCATTGATCCTCGGTGGCTTTATGGCGTTGCTGGCGACCTTGTCCGCCACGGCGCTGGCCGGTTTGTCATCGATCCTTGGCAACCTGACGCTGTTCGGGTTGATCATGCTGTTTTTGCTGATCGGTGCGCTGCGCAAGGTCAAGGTATACGAGGCGTTCGTCGAAGGCGCCAAAGAGGGCTTCGACGTTGCCAAGAACCTGCTGCCGTATCTGGTGGCGATGCTGTGCGCGGTGGGCGTGTTACGCGCCTCGGGTGCGTTGGACTTCGGCCTTGAAGGTATTCGCCACCTGGTGGCCTGGACGGGCATGGACACGCGTTTTGTCGACGCGTTGCCGACCGCCATGGTCAAGCCCTTTTCCGGCAGTGCCGCGCGGGCGCTGCTGATCGAGACCATGCAAACCAAGGGCGTGGACAGCTTCCCGGCGTTGGTGGCGGCGACGATTCAGGGCAGTACGGAAACCACCTTCTACGTGTTGGCGGTGTACTTCGGCTCGGTGGGGATCCAGCGGGCGCGGCATGCGGTGGGGTGTGCGTTGCTGGCAGAGTTTGCCGGTGTCGTGGCGGCGATTGCGGTGTGCTACTGGTTCTTCGGTTAA
- a CDS encoding ABC-type transport auxiliary lipoprotein family protein, with product MKRAYQLIAPVALVLISACSILPKPDPSDVYRLASAQTTTQGAPVSWSLRVSKPQSSEFLDSPRIAVVPNGDLISSYANSRWSDPTPVLLRNRFMDGFQRDGRVTLLSTDETNLQADYELGGQLQAFQSEYHGSAVEVLIRLDARLVRGSDQRIIASRRFEVKQPVGDTKVPAVVAAFGQAGDQLNRQVVDWVVQQGQSAAKR from the coding sequence ATGAAGCGCGCTTATCAACTGATCGCCCCTGTGGCCTTGGTGCTGATCAGCGCCTGCTCGATTTTGCCCAAGCCCGACCCTTCGGACGTGTACCGCCTGGCTTCGGCCCAGACGACCACCCAAGGCGCGCCGGTGAGCTGGTCGCTGCGCGTGAGCAAGCCGCAGAGCAGCGAGTTTCTCGACAGCCCGCGCATTGCCGTGGTGCCCAACGGTGACCTGATCAGCAGCTATGCGAACTCACGCTGGAGCGACCCGACGCCGGTGTTGCTGCGCAACCGGTTCATGGACGGTTTCCAGCGCGATGGGCGGGTGACGCTGTTGAGTACCGACGAGACCAACTTGCAGGCCGATTATGAGCTGGGCGGGCAATTGCAGGCGTTTCAGAGTGAATACCATGGCAGCGCGGTGGAAGTGCTGATCCGCCTGGATGCGCGGTTGGTGCGCGGGAGTGATCAACGGATTATTGCCAGCCGGCGGTTTGAGGTGAAACAGCCGGTGGGTGACACCAAAGTGCCGGCGGTGGTTGCCGCGTTTGGGCAGGCGGGGGATCAGTTGAATAGGCAGGTGGTGGATTGGGTGGTGCAGCAGGGCCAAAGTGCTGCGAAACGCTGA
- a CDS encoding MlaD family protein, producing METRAHHVMIGLFSVIVVVGAMLFGLWLAKSSVDSAFQDYEVVFNEAVSGLSQGSSVQYSGIKVGDVTSLRLDPNDPRRVLARIRLAGQTPIKEDTQAKLALTGITGTSIIQLSGGTPQSPELKGKDGNLPEIIASPSPIARLLNNSNDLMTSINLLLHNANHMFSRENVERLSNTLDNLQQTTGAIAEQRGDIKVVMQQLMQVSKQATAALEQTTVLMRNANGLLNDQGKQAFGSAEQAMKSLEQSTATINTLLTNNKDSVNSGMQGLNELAPAVRELRETLGSLRAISRRLEANPSGYLLGSDKNKEFTP from the coding sequence ATGGAAACCCGAGCCCATCATGTGATGATCGGTCTGTTCAGCGTAATCGTGGTGGTCGGCGCGATGCTGTTTGGCCTGTGGCTGGCCAAGTCCAGCGTCGACAGTGCCTTCCAGGATTATGAAGTGGTGTTCAACGAGGCGGTCAGCGGCCTGTCGCAAGGCAGCTCGGTGCAGTACAGCGGGATCAAGGTAGGTGACGTCACCAGCCTGCGCCTGGACCCCAACGACCCGCGCCGCGTACTGGCACGTATCCGCCTGGCCGGGCAGACGCCGATCAAGGAAGACACGCAGGCCAAGCTGGCCCTGACCGGCATCACCGGCACCTCGATCATCCAGCTCAGCGGCGGCACACCGCAAAGCCCGGAGCTCAAGGGCAAGGACGGCAACCTGCCGGAAATCATCGCCTCACCATCGCCGATCGCGCGCCTGCTCAATAACAGCAACGACCTGATGACCAGCATCAACCTGCTGCTGCACAACGCCAACCACATGTTCTCCCGGGAGAACGTCGAGCGCCTGAGCAACACGCTGGACAACCTGCAACAAACCACTGGCGCCATCGCCGAGCAACGCGGTGACATTAAGGTGGTGATGCAGCAATTGATGCAGGTGAGCAAACAGGCGACTGCCGCCCTGGAGCAAACCACCGTGCTGATGCGCAACGCCAACGGCCTGTTGAACGATCAAGGCAAGCAAGCCTTCGGCAGCGCCGAGCAGGCAATGAAATCGCTCGAACAAAGCACCGCAACCATCAACACCTTACTGACCAATAACAAGGACTCGGTGAACAGCGGCATGCAGGGCCTCAACGAACTGGCGCCGGCCGTGCGCGAACTGCGCGAAACCCTGGGTTCGCTGCGCGCCATCTCCCGCCGCCTGGAAGCCAACCCCAGCGGCTACCTGCTGGGCAGCGACAAGAATAAGGAGTTCACGCCATGA
- a CDS encoding ABC transporter ATP-binding protein gives MSRLHRAPTEAVIEVRGLCNRFGSQSVHENLDLDLYKGEILAVVGGSGSGKSVLLRSIVGLRRPSEGEVRVFGKNLPSLPEQQRSQVERRFGVLFQKGALFSSLTVTENVALPLIEHAGLSRADAEHLAAVKLALAGLPLSAADKYPASLSGGMIKRAALARALALDPDILFLDEPTAGLDPIGAAQFDQLILTLRDALGLSVFLVTHDLDTLYTITDRVAVLAQKKVLVADAIDVVSETNDPWIHEYFHGPRGRAALDAAQSLNEV, from the coding sequence GTGAGTCGTCTACACCGAGCGCCCACCGAGGCGGTGATCGAAGTGCGCGGCCTGTGCAACCGCTTTGGCAGCCAGAGCGTGCACGAGAACCTCGATCTGGATTTATACAAAGGCGAGATCCTCGCGGTGGTGGGCGGTTCCGGCAGCGGCAAGTCGGTGTTGCTGCGCAGCATCGTCGGCCTGCGCCGGCCCAGCGAAGGCGAGGTGCGGGTGTTCGGCAAGAACCTGCCGAGCCTGCCGGAACAGCAACGCTCACAGGTGGAGCGACGCTTTGGCGTGCTGTTTCAGAAGGGCGCGCTGTTTTCGTCGCTGACCGTCACCGAAAACGTCGCCCTGCCGCTGATCGAGCACGCGGGCCTCAGCCGCGCCGACGCCGAGCACCTGGCGGCAGTCAAGCTTGCCCTTGCGGGGTTGCCGCTGTCGGCGGCCGACAAATACCCGGCGTCGCTCTCCGGCGGCATGATCAAGCGTGCGGCCCTGGCCCGAGCCCTGGCGCTGGACCCGGACATCCTGTTTCTCGACGAACCCACCGCCGGCCTCGACCCGATTGGCGCGGCGCAATTCGACCAACTGATCCTGACCTTGCGCGATGCGCTGGGGCTGAGCGTGTTCCTGGTCACCCACGACCTCGACACGCTGTACACCATCACCGACCGTGTGGCGGTGCTGGCGCAGAAGAAAGTGCTGGTGGCCGATGCCATTGATGTCGTCTCGGAAACGAACGACCCCTGGATTCACGAATATTTCCACGGCCCCCGCGGCCGCGCGGCATTGGATGCCGCTCAATCGCTCAACGAGGTATGA
- a CDS encoding ABC transporter permease yields MTTSTTAGAAHLDTTTAPPLLRITGDWTLAHYANLKQLSDTLDGQYDAGARIDLNGLGALDTAGASLLVELLGPDRIEQSAEQTDCSLSAADRALLKTVYRSLNDFCVPDKAPEEAAGIQVLARIGRAVDTVWQDSKKLLGFIGLILETFARGILRPKRWRITPMVAHIEQTGLDAAPIVALLTFLVGAVVAFLGATVLKSFGATIFTVDLVAFSFLREFGVLLTAILIAGRTASAFTAQIGSMKANEEIDAIRTLGLDPMELLVLPRVMALLVSLPMLTFLAMLSGIVGGGVVCAVALDISPAMFLSLLQSDIGVQHFLVGMVKAPIFAFLIAAIGCLEGFKVSGSAESVGAHTTSSVVQSIFVVIVLDAVAALFFMEMGW; encoded by the coding sequence ATGACCACCAGTACTACGGCGGGCGCCGCCCATCTCGACACGACCACCGCTCCTCCGTTACTCAGGATTACGGGGGACTGGACGCTTGCCCACTACGCAAACCTGAAGCAGCTGTCGGACACACTCGACGGCCAATACGACGCCGGCGCACGCATCGACCTCAATGGCCTGGGCGCCCTGGACACCGCGGGCGCGTCGCTGCTGGTTGAGCTGCTGGGGCCCGACCGTATCGAGCAATCGGCCGAACAGACCGATTGCAGCTTGTCCGCCGCCGACCGCGCACTGCTCAAGACCGTCTACCGCTCGCTGAATGATTTTTGTGTGCCGGACAAAGCCCCGGAAGAAGCCGCCGGTATCCAGGTGCTGGCGCGCATCGGCCGCGCAGTGGACACCGTGTGGCAAGACAGCAAGAAGCTGCTCGGCTTTATCGGCTTGATCCTGGAAACCTTTGCCCGCGGCATCTTGCGCCCCAAGCGCTGGCGCATTACGCCAATGGTCGCGCATATCGAACAGACCGGCCTCGACGCCGCTCCCATTGTGGCCTTGCTGACCTTCTTGGTCGGCGCAGTGGTGGCATTTCTCGGCGCTACGGTGCTCAAGAGCTTCGGCGCAACCATTTTTACCGTGGACTTGGTGGCGTTCTCTTTCCTGCGTGAATTTGGCGTGCTGCTCACTGCAATCCTGATCGCCGGCCGCACTGCCAGTGCCTTCACCGCGCAAATCGGCTCGATGAAGGCCAACGAAGAAATCGACGCCATCCGCACCCTGGGCCTGGACCCGATGGAGCTGCTGGTGTTGCCGCGCGTGATGGCGCTGCTGGTGTCGCTGCCGATGCTGACCTTTCTGGCGATGCTCTCGGGGATTGTCGGCGGCGGCGTGGTGTGCGCGGTGGCGCTGGATATTTCACCGGCGATGTTTCTCTCGCTGCTGCAATCGGACATCGGTGTACAACATTTTCTGGTGGGCATGGTGAAAGCGCCGATCTTTGCCTTCCTGATCGCCGCGATTGGCTGCCTCGAAGGCTTCAAGGTCAGCGGCAGCGCCGAATCGGTCGGCGCCCACACCACCTCCAGCGTGGTGCAATCGATTTTTGTGGTGATCGTGCTGGACGCGGTTGCCGCGCTGTTCTTTATGGAGATGGGCTGGTGA
- a CDS encoding DUF5924 family protein, producing MPKLPPLIQRILVLIKRYPGVIALGGFISGVCSFMLVDRQQGMASWIAVIMLVSWLWLMLENSFTQLFAKVFKREIPEPLLRYATQMIHQESLFFVLPFFFVTTTWNSGQSVFTGLLGAAALVSITDPLYYKWLAPKRSLFLALHTLTLFAALLTALPIILHLTTAESYKLALGVAMALSIPSLAVSLPLRSFKGWAMLLGVTAAIGCAGWFLRTWVPPATLWMTEVAISTQLQDRTPGDDLKEVTAAQLRSGGLYAYTAINAPRGLDERIYHVWKFNGKEVDRIALDIHGGRDEGYRAWTHKQNFPADAVGRWQVRVLTEDGQVIGVLRFKVTDTAQTDTPK from the coding sequence ATGCCAAAGCTGCCGCCCCTTATCCAGCGCATTCTCGTCCTGATCAAGCGCTACCCTGGGGTCATCGCACTCGGTGGGTTTATCTCGGGTGTGTGCAGTTTCATGCTGGTGGATCGCCAACAGGGCATGGCCAGCTGGATCGCCGTGATCATGCTGGTGAGCTGGCTGTGGCTGATGCTGGAAAACAGCTTCACCCAGCTGTTCGCCAAGGTCTTCAAACGCGAAATCCCCGAACCCCTGCTGCGCTACGCCACCCAGATGATCCACCAGGAAAGTCTGTTTTTTGTGCTGCCCTTCTTTTTCGTCACCACCACCTGGAACAGCGGCCAGTCGGTTTTCACCGGCCTGCTCGGCGCGGCGGCATTGGTGTCGATCACCGACCCGCTGTACTACAAATGGCTGGCGCCGAAACGCTCGCTGTTCCTGGCGCTGCACACACTGACCTTGTTCGCCGCGCTGCTCACCGCGCTGCCGATCATCCTGCACCTGACCACCGCCGAAAGTTACAAATTGGCGCTGGGTGTGGCCATGGCGCTGTCGATCCCGAGCCTGGCGGTCAGCTTGCCGCTGCGCAGCTTCAAAGGTTGGGCGATGCTGCTGGGGGTGACGGCCGCCATCGGCTGCGCCGGCTGGTTCCTGCGCACGTGGGTACCGCCGGCCACGCTGTGGATGACCGAAGTGGCGATCAGCACCCAACTGCAGGACCGGACGCCCGGAGATGACCTCAAGGAAGTCACCGCCGCCCAACTGCGCAGTGGCGGGCTGTACGCCTACACCGCGATCAACGCGCCGCGCGGGCTGGATGAGCGGATTTACCATGTGTGGAAATTCAACGGCAAAGAGGTCGACCGCATTGCCCTGGATATTCACGGCGGGCGCGACGAAGGCTACCGCGCCTGGACGCACAAGCAGAACTTCCCCGCCGATGCGGTAGGCCGCTGGCAAGTGCGGGTGCTGACGGAGGACGGACAGGTCATTGGCGTGCTGCGCTTCAAAGTCACTGACACAGCACAAACGGACACGCCAAAGTAG
- a CDS encoding pitrilysin family protein, protein MRRLLFACLLMGSAHTFAFDRLQVEGYTLPNGLQLLLKPGTERGHVAIRLVVGVGLDDFPCEEKELPHLLEHVLFSGIDGGGEGDLEERMQALGGDWNAYTSNADTTFVIEAPAQNQRKVLDLLLAIITRTELTDANITAAKRVVEREDGGHYSHLQRLLDRQDLGHTASNQLAVELGLKCAERAEVDHLTRDQLQALRKNWYAPNNMTLIIVGDLDKLLPAYLERTYGQLDPIEPSEHLPLPEIQHAAASHRDLIHGWIGDSAKLHWLFPEPVLDDQHDETYDLLKDYLDWALYRQLRLKHGLSYGPWSEREVLGGVGFLSLNADLERENLPQAEQVLQALKAQLLKDGLDAATFARLQQAAIARQAWAVQGNSALADYYWSASGDYADGHFSDPVKRIKAVNLKQANQAMRQLFDQAGYWRIEKPLLSYDSLTWIGAGVLGLIAIVLGGLRLYRKRIA, encoded by the coding sequence ATGCGTCGCCTGTTATTCGCCTGCCTGCTCATGGGCTCGGCACATACCTTTGCCTTTGACCGCCTGCAAGTCGAGGGCTACACCTTGCCCAACGGCCTGCAATTGCTGCTCAAACCGGGCACCGAGCGCGGGCACGTGGCTATCCGCCTGGTGGTAGGCGTAGGCCTGGATGACTTCCCTTGTGAAGAAAAAGAGCTGCCGCACCTGCTCGAACACGTGTTGTTCAGTGGCATCGATGGCGGCGGCGAAGGCGACCTCGAAGAACGCATGCAGGCCTTGGGCGGCGACTGGAACGCCTACACCAGCAACGCCGACACCACTTTCGTGATTGAAGCGCCCGCGCAAAACCAGCGCAAAGTGCTGGATTTGCTGTTGGCCATCATCACTCGCACAGAACTGACCGACGCCAACATCACTGCGGCCAAGCGCGTGGTCGAACGCGAAGACGGCGGGCATTACTCGCACCTGCAACGCCTGCTCGACCGCCAGGACCTTGGCCACACCGCCAGCAACCAATTGGCCGTCGAGCTAGGGCTCAAGTGCGCTGAACGCGCCGAGGTCGACCACTTGACCCGCGATCAATTGCAAGCGCTGCGCAAAAACTGGTACGCGCCCAACAACATGACCCTGATCATCGTGGGCGACCTCGACAAACTGCTGCCGGCCTACCTGGAACGCACCTACGGCCAACTTGATCCGATCGAGCCGAGCGAGCACTTGCCACTTCCGGAAATCCAGCACGCCGCCGCCAGCCATCGCGACCTGATCCACGGCTGGATCGGTGACAGCGCCAAACTGCACTGGCTGTTTCCGGAACCGGTACTGGACGACCAGCATGATGAAACCTACGACCTGCTCAAGGACTACCTCGACTGGGCGCTGTACCGTCAACTGCGCCTCAAGCACGGTTTGTCCTACGGCCCCTGGAGCGAGCGTGAAGTGCTCGGCGGCGTCGGTTTCCTGAGCCTGAATGCCGACCTTGAGCGCGAAAACCTGCCGCAAGCCGAACAGGTGCTGCAAGCGCTCAAGGCGCAACTGCTCAAGGACGGCCTCGACGCGGCCACCTTCGCCCGCCTGCAGCAAGCTGCCATCGCGCGCCAGGCGTGGGCCGTGCAGGGCAACAGTGCGTTGGCCGATTACTACTGGAGTGCATCCGGCGACTACGCCGACGGCCACTTCAGCGACCCGGTCAAACGCATCAAGGCGGTCAACCTGAAGCAGGCCAACCAGGCCATGCGCCAACTGTTTGACCAGGCGGGTTACTGGCGTATCGAAAAACCGCTGCTGAGCTACGACAGCCTGACCTGGATCGGCGCGGGTGTGCTCGGGTTGATCGCCATTGTGTTGGGCGGCCTGCGGCTTTATCGCAAACGGATCGCGTAA
- a CDS encoding Na/Pi cotransporter family protein, with product MLTLLNLLSAVTLLIWGTHIVRTGILRVYGSNLRQVIGQNMSKRWLAFVAGILVTAMVQSSNATAMLVTSFVGQGLMGLTPALATMLGADVGTALMARVLTFDLSWLSPLLIFLGVIFFLSRKQTRAGQMGRVGIGLGLIILALQLIVEAAGPITHAQGVKVLFASLTGDILLDALVGALFAMISYSSLAAVLLTATLAGAGVIGLHVAIGLVIGANIGSGVLAFLSTSMQNAAGRQVALGSLLYKLIGLLLIIPVLDPLVGWMDGLDYSAQGMVITFHLLYNVSRCLILLPTIGPMARLCAWLLPEQAETNGKAKPRHLDLAALDTPSLALANAARETLRLGDLIDNMLTAMLEVLRGKQTAITQEMRSLSDDVEALYSAIKLYLAQMPREDLSEQDSRRWAEIIELSINLKLAGDLIERMLRKVQQQKTSQRRQFSEVGLEELAGLHTQLIANLRLGLSVFLSADPESARQLLREKRRFRAQERRLAHAHVSRLQRKIVQSLETSSLHLELIADMKRLNSLFCSSAYVVLETSDTGALSAEDIADITHSP from the coding sequence ATGCTGACCTTGCTCAATCTGCTTTCCGCCGTGACCCTGCTTATCTGGGGCACGCATATCGTCCGTACCGGCATCTTGCGGGTCTACGGCTCCAACTTGCGCCAAGTCATCGGGCAGAATATGTCCAAGCGCTGGCTGGCGTTTGTCGCCGGTATCCTGGTGACGGCCATGGTGCAAAGCAGTAACGCCACGGCAATGCTGGTGACATCTTTTGTCGGGCAGGGCCTGATGGGGCTCACGCCTGCCTTGGCGACCATGCTCGGTGCCGACGTCGGTACAGCGTTGATGGCGCGCGTGCTGACCTTTGACCTGTCCTGGCTGTCGCCGCTGCTGATTTTTCTCGGGGTGATTTTCTTCCTGTCGCGTAAACAGACGCGAGCAGGGCAGATGGGCCGCGTCGGCATCGGCCTGGGCCTGATCATCCTGGCACTGCAACTGATTGTCGAAGCCGCCGGGCCCATCACCCATGCCCAAGGCGTCAAAGTGCTGTTTGCCTCGCTGACCGGCGACATCCTGCTGGATGCCCTGGTCGGTGCATTGTTCGCGATGATTTCCTACTCCAGCCTGGCTGCCGTACTGCTCACGGCAACCCTCGCCGGGGCGGGCGTGATCGGCCTGCACGTGGCCATCGGCCTGGTGATCGGCGCCAACATCGGCAGTGGCGTGCTGGCGTTTCTCAGTACCAGCATGCAAAACGCGGCCGGTCGGCAAGTGGCACTGGGCAGCCTGCTGTACAAACTGATCGGCTTGCTGCTGATCATCCCGGTGCTCGACCCGCTCGTGGGCTGGATGGACGGCCTGGACTACAGCGCCCAAGGCATGGTCATTACCTTCCACCTGCTCTACAACGTCAGCCGCTGCCTCATCCTGCTGCCGACGATCGGCCCAATGGCGCGCTTGTGCGCCTGGTTGCTGCCGGAACAAGCCGAGACCAACGGCAAAGCCAAACCGCGCCACCTCGACCTTGCCGCACTCGACACCCCAAGCCTGGCATTGGCCAACGCCGCGCGCGAAACCCTGCGCCTGGGCGACCTGATCGACAACATGCTCACCGCAATGCTCGAAGTGTTGCGCGGCAAGCAAACCGCCATCACTCAGGAAATGCGCAGCCTCAGTGACGACGTTGAAGCCCTGTACAGCGCGATCAAGCTTTACCTGGCGCAAATGCCGCGTGAAGACCTCAGCGAACAGGACAGCCGTCGTTGGGCCGAGATCATCGAACTGTCGATCAACCTGAAACTGGCTGGCGACCTGATCGAGCGCATGCTGCGCAAAGTCCAGCAGCAGAAAACCTCACAACGTCGGCAGTTCTCCGAAGTAGGCCTGGAAGAGCTGGCCGGCCTGCATACCCAGCTGATTGCCAACCTGCGTCTGGGCCTGTCGGTGTTCCTCAGTGCCGACCCGGAAAGCGCCCGCCAACTGCTGCGCGAGAAGCGCCGCTTCCGCGCTCAGGAACGCCGCTTGGCTCACGCCCACGTCAGCCGTCTGCAACGCAAGATCGTACAGAGCCTGGAAACCAGTTCCCTGCACCTGGAGCTGATTGCCGACATGAAACGCCTCAACTCGCTGTTCTGCAGCAGCGCCTACGTCGTGCTCGAAACGTCCGACACCGGCGCACTCTCGGCCGAAGATATCGCCGACATCACCCATTCACCCTGA
- a CDS encoding TerC family protein translates to MEWLTNPEIWIAFFTLTALEIVLGIDNIIMISILVSRMPKHMQARTRIFGLALAMVTRILLLLSITWVMQLTADLFVVFGQGISGRDLILFFGGLFLLWKSSQEMYHALEGEDETHDEPKGAGGKFIYTIIQIAIIDIVFSLDSVITAVGMVSHVPVMVAAIVVAVLVMMLAAGTISEFIDKHPSLKMLALSFLLVVGTVLIAESFDVHVPKGYVYFAMAFSLAVEAINIKMRTAIAKKKKQQDPVKLRKDIPGQ, encoded by the coding sequence ATGGAATGGCTGACCAATCCGGAAATCTGGATTGCCTTCTTCACCCTGACGGCCCTCGAGATCGTCCTGGGCATCGATAACATCATCATGATTTCGATCCTGGTCAGCCGCATGCCCAAGCATATGCAGGCACGCACCCGGATCTTCGGCCTGGCCCTGGCCATGGTCACGCGAATCCTGCTGCTGCTGTCGATCACCTGGGTCATGCAACTGACCGCCGACCTGTTCGTGGTCTTCGGCCAAGGCATTTCCGGCCGCGACCTGATCCTGTTCTTCGGTGGCCTGTTCCTGCTGTGGAAAAGCTCCCAGGAGATGTACCACGCACTGGAAGGCGAAGACGAAACCCACGACGAGCCGAAAGGCGCCGGCGGAAAGTTCATCTACACCATCATTCAGATCGCCATCATCGACATCGTGTTCTCGCTGGACTCGGTGATCACTGCGGTTGGCATGGTTTCTCACGTGCCGGTGATGGTGGCAGCGATCGTGGTGGCCGTTCTGGTGATGATGCTGGCTGCTGGCACCATCAGCGAATTCATCGACAAGCACCCGTCGCTGAAGATGCTCGCGCTGTCGTTCCTGCTGGTAGTGGGTACGGTGCTGATTGCCGAATCCTTCGACGTGCACGTGCCAAAAGGCTACGTCTACTTCGCCATGGCGTTCTCGCTGGCGGTGGAAGCGATCAATATCAAGATGCGCACCGCCATCGCGAAAAAGAAGAAACAGCAGGATCCAGTGAAACTGCGCAAGGACATTCCGGGTCAATAA